cacctcacacttatctgcattaaactccatttgccacctctcagcccagcgctgcagcttatctatgtccctctgtaacttgtaacatccttccgcactgtccacaactccaccgactttagtgtcatctgcaaatttactcacccatccttctacgccctcctccaggtcatttataaaaatgacaaacagtagtggccccaaaacagatccttgtgttacaccactagtaactggactccagtctgaacatttcccatcaaccaccaccctttgtcttcttccagctagctaatttctgatccaaactgctaaatcaccctgaatcccatgcctccgtattttctgcagtagcctaccgtggggaaccttatcaaacgctttactgaaatccatatacaccacatcaactgctttaccctcatccacctgtttggtcaccttctcaaagaactcaataaggtttgtgaggcacgacctacccttcacaaaaccgtgttgactatctctaatcaaattattcctttccagatgattatacatcctatttcttataagcctttccaagattttgcccacaacagaaggctcactggtctatagttaccggggttgtctctacatcccttcttgaacaaggggacaacatttgctatcctccagtcttctagcactattcctgtagacaaagatgacttaaagatcaaagccaaaggctcaacaatctcctccctagcttcccagagaatcctaggataaatcccatctggcccaggggacttatctattttcacactttccagaattgctaacacctcctccttatgaacctcaagcccttctagtctagtagcctgaatctccgtattctcctcgacaacactatctttttcctgtgtgaatactgacgaaaaatattcatttagcacctctcctctctcctcggacaccacgcacaacatcccgctactgtccttgactggccctactcttaccctagtcattgttttattcctgacatatctatagaaagctttagggttatccttgatcctacctgccaaagacttctcatgtcccctcctggctcttagctctctctttaggtccttccgagctaacttgtaactctcgagtgccctaactgaaccttcatgtctcatctttacacaagcctcctacttcctcttgacaagtgtttcgactgctttagtaaaccacggttcccttgctcgaccacttcctccctgcctgacaggtacatacttagcaaggacacgcagtagctgttccttgaacaagctccacatttccattgtgcccatcccctgcagttttcctctccatccgatgcatcctaagtcttgcctcatcacatcataattgcctttcccccagatataactcttgccctgcggtatatacctatccctttccagcactaaagtaaatgtaatcgaattgtggtcactatcaccaaagtgcacacctacctccaaatctaacacctgtcctggttcattacccagtaccaaatccaaaatggcctcgcctctcgttggcctatctacatactgtgtcaggaaaccctcctgcacacattggacaaaaacggacccatctaaagtactcgaattatagcgtttccagtcaatatttggaaagttaaagtcccccataacaactaccctgttgctttcgctcctatccagaatcatccttgcaatcctctcctctacatctctggaacttttcggaggcctatagaaaacccctaacagggtgacctctcctttcctgtttctaacctcagcccatactacctcagtagacgagtcctcatcaaacgtcctttctgccaccgtaatactgttcttgactaacagtgccaccctttccccctcttttaccaccttccctgagctgactgaaatatctaaaccctggcacctgcaacaaccattcctgtccctgctctatccatgtctccgaaatggccacaacatcgaagtcccaggtaccactccatgccgcaagttcacccaccttattccagatgctgctggcattgaagaagacacactttaaaccaccttcctgcctgccggtacactcctgcaactttgaaaccttactcatgacctcactacactcaacctcctctatactggagctacaattcaggttcccaagcccctgctgaactagtttaaaccctcccgaagagcattagcaaatttcccccccaggatattggtacccctctggtccaggcgtagaccatcccgtttgtagaggtcccaccgaccccagaatgatccccaattatccaaaaatctgaaaccctccctcctgcaccatccctgtagccacatgttcaactcctctctctccctattcatcgtctcgctagcacgtggcacgggtaacatcccagagacaataactctgtttgtgttagatctaagtttccaccctagctccctgaattcctgccttacatccctatcccttttcctacctatatcgttggtaccgatgtggatcacgacttggggctgctcccccacccccttaagaatcacgatccgagacatcacggaccctggcacctgagaggcaacacaccaaccgcgagtctttctcgttcccacagaatctcctatcgttccccctaactatggagtctccaatgactaatgctctgctcctcttcccccctgcccttctgagcaacagggacagtctctgtgccagagacctgtaccccatggcttacccctggtaagtcctcccccccaacagtatccaaagtggtatacgtgttactaaggggaacgaccacaggggatccctgtactgactgcttcctcccagcccctctcaccatcacccatctatctttattcttcacagtaactacatccctgaagcttctatctatgaccacctctgcctcccgaatgatccaaagtcgctccagctccagctccctaatgcGGTTTCCTTTTTTTTTTGCGTACATAATAGTTAATAATGATTGTCCAGTGCTCTCCATCACGCGGTGCAAGTTGCATTTTCGTATACAATTCATCCCTAATAATACCAACATGTAGTTTTCACATAAAATCAACGATGCTGAAAAGAAAGACAATGTCCACAATGATAATGAAAAGGAACCATTGGCATAGAACTGGCGTCTTGCGTCAGGAACACGTGCAGAACTCCTTCTCCATTATTCAGGCAAATGGCGTTCCATGAGTAGCTCCTCAGTTTCTCTCAGAAGAACCACCTGAAAGCTTCTCCTCCACCAGGGACGATTACCTTCTCTGGTGAAGAACCTGGCTTTTTCTTCAGCTCTTCACATTTCCGTAGCTTGCTGATCTGGTGGCCGGTTTTGCGGTTCCGGCAGTTGCTGCACTCGCCGCAGTTGATGAGCCTCCTGCAGGGTGCGCTTGGCCCGCACCCTTTCCTCTTCTTCTTGGCTGACTGGCGGCAGCGGTGGGCGGGGCCTGCTGAGGTAGGGCGGTGCAGTCCAGCAGGGCGGTCCGCCATGGCAGCCAGGGCGGCGGCGGGCAAGTGCAGGGCGGTCATGATGATGATGCCGGGGGGCAGGGAGATGGCGCCCAGGACGGGAGGCAGTGCGTCCGGACTCTGCGGCTCACTGGGCCAGGCGCAGGGCAGCCGGCTGTGGGGGGTGCACATGGCGGCCACCCACCTCTCCCACAGCCGCTCGCCGCGCCGTTCACGCCGTAACCTTTCCTGAGGGTTAAATATTATTCTTGTAAAcatttgttgcaccttctccagtgtctctatttcctttttctaaattgaGATTACCAATGTTGACAgagactgccagtgtagtataaccCTGGTTCAAAACCAGttaaacataacctccctgcttttcaattctgtcCCTCTGGAATGGGaccctatatatgggccccacacttacggaaagatgtgaagttctcagagagagtgcagaggggcttttcacagtaacattcattgaagcctacttgagacataagcaattattattattattagaggagatttatgaggataccagagatgagggacttcagttagttgcagtgactggagcagctgaacttCCTCTCTTTATATCACAGTCAGCAGAgataaggaggccactcagcccgtcctggcacaaaggaaggtggttgtggttgttgaggtCAACTATCTCACCTCCTGAacatcactgaaggagttcctcagggtagagtccttGGTCCCACCATCTTCAGCTATgcgatcaattaccttccttccatcataatgtcagaagtggggatgtttacagatcactgcacaatattcagcaccattcacagctcctcagatactggcacagtccatgtccaaatgcagcgagacctggacaatatccagacttgggctgatgaGTGGGAAGGGACATGTGGGCCACACAATTGTCAGACAGACAATGACCAGAcaaggcccaagaccataagaaactacagagaatcatgaacacagcccagtccatctggcgaaacctcctcccatccattgactccatctacacctcccgctgccttgggaaaacggaaagcataatcaaagacccctctcccacccgggttattctctcttccaacctcttccatcggccaGGAGATACAATCatgtgagaacacgcactaacagattcaaaacagcttcttccctgctgttaccagactcctgaatggctgtcttgtggactgaactgacctcttcacacatcttctctactgagtacttctacactccatatgcttcacctggtgcctgtgtctgtgtatttacattgtgtatttatgtatgtcctatataaaagcaaattactgcggatgctggaatctgaaacgaaagggaaaatgctggaaaatctcagcaagtctggcagcatctgtagggagagaaaagagctaatgtttcgagtccgatgactctttgtcatcggactcgaaacgttagctcttttctctccctacaaatgctgccagacttgctgatattttccagcaatTTACCTTTCGttttgtatgccctatgttttttccaTCTGTGGaaagatctgtctggactgtacgcagaacaatacttttcactgtacctcagtacacgtgacaataaatccaatcgaaTCTCCAACAAAAGAATATTTGaccattaccccttgacattcaatggctgaatcccccactacacCTTggaggttaccattaatcagaagctgaactggactagccacataaatactatggCTGCAAGAGTAGGTCACAGGCTAGCAATCTTGTGGTgactatctcacctcctgactcctcaaagcctgtccggcATCTACAAggaagaagtcaggagtgtgaaggaatactctccccttgcctgggtgagtgcagctccaactacactcaagaagcttggcacaaCTCATAACAaatcaacccgcttgattggcaccttttCCACATTCACTGCCCTCATCACTGATGCACAATAGTAGCtgcgtgtaccatcgacaagatgtgctgcagaaactcaccaaggctcctttggcagcaccttccaaactcacaacatcTGCTAATTAATTatcaaaatctttattagtgtcccaagtaggcttacattaacactgcaatgaagttactgtgaaaatcccctcgtcgccacattccggcgactgttcgggtactgagggagaattcagaatgttcaattcaccggaCAGCACAtcgttccggacttgtgggaggaaactggaccaccagaaggaaacccacgcagacacagggagaacgtgcagattccgcacagtgacccaagacgggaatcgaacctgggaccctggcgctgtgaagcaacagtgctacccactgtcctaccgtgccacccaattagaAGGTAGAaatacaaggacagcagatacacgaGAACACCTCCACCTGGgaattcacctccaagtcactcatgtcaggaaaacagaggtagttttaagtgatctTTATTTGTGTTGTTAAATATTAAAATTGAGGAGAGATTACAGTGGGTTTGATTTAATTTTTCTGTGTAGGAAGAGTAGAAACAATTCTGGTTGGATTCATGTTGAAACAAAGTTTGCATGTGTCGGTGGGGAAGGTTTCAGTTCAAACTGTTCCAATTGAGCTGGGGAGTTTGCAGCATGAAAAGTAAACATCAGGTTGGAGAAATAATGAATTGTTGCTCAGCAACCAGGAGCACCCTTTAGGTGGAAGGCTTTTTGAGGGAAGTTTTACGTGAATTAATCGCATTTGGGGCGAGGAAGTGAGAGAGTGAACAGctctcagctctgctagaagcaggagAGCAATAGAATGGGGTAATGTGCACGAAAGCAAGCTCGAGGGGAACTAGATCTATAAAACAGGGAATGGAAAAGCTCCAGGAATATTGAAGTGAGAAGGAGCACAGAGGAACTGCCTTTGGAACAGGCTATTGTTCATGGAAATGAAAGTAAGACCTGGGAAGAGAAGAGCTGATGAGGTTGGCTGCGGACAAGCCCCATATCTGAAGAAACGTAAGGTTTGGTTTCTTTACTTCCAATTTTTGAAGCAATAATATTCTGTTGGGGACTGAGTACCTGAGTTGTGTAGACTTTCGATGCATGTTGCAAGTCAAGACAAAGGAATGCCGAACAgagagttggaaaacctggaggcggCTCCTTGCTACAGCAGAGAGGAAGCCTTGTTTGAAAGGATAGTTGGAACATCTGGAGGGGGATCTTTGGTGGAAGCAGCTGAGAGAAAGCATTGATTTGGAAGAAGTTTTTAAAGCGTATCTGTTGGAAAGTCGAGGTTGGAAACatttgtgacaatcatctggggggaaatTGAGGAGGAATCCACAGAAGATGGATTGAATTGCACctaccacttggtttcagagtggggggggggggggggcggtgctgcctgATCATGGTCAACCTATGGGTTTAAAGGGACTGTGTGTCCACTGAGAACATTATAGCAAAATACATGTAGTAACCTGTGTTGTCCTTGAAAACTATGCACGTTTGTGAAGATAAGTAGGAGTGAAGGAATATTGTATCACAGACAGACTTTTTATGCTTAATaaatgtttgtttttgttgttgaaaGCTAATTGgcaatcctgtgactctgttcctcgacATTTTCAAAACAAAGTTAGTCTTttaagccagggttccattctgggatcttcccatccagttattacATCACTGGGATTGTAATACTCACCATCTTGCTgtggaaatatatctccattccttcatgCTCCCTAGGTCAGAATCCTGGTACTTCCtccctaaccgcactgtgggtgacaccatagggactgcagcagttcaagaagtcagctcaccaccaccttctcaagggcaattagggatgggcaataaatggtgacttAGACAGAGGCACACACTTTGTTTTATTCATTAACGGGATGTGGACTTTGATCTCCGTGAAGGAATAAAAAATATTAggtaagacctgtttgtagcccatTTAATTGTTTTTCAATTACATCATTGCCTTCTCCCTTGTTCCTATGTCCTGGGCCTCTTACAAGTTGATGCCTGAACGAATCAAGCCAGCCTGACTCCACTTTGTGACCTCCGACACAGTGATCAATCCCCAGACTGCTACAACCACCTTTATCACGTCAAACAAACACGTCTTTCTCACAGGTTGAGGCTAGTTCTCCTGCACAATTCAACTCATTTTGCAGCCATTGCTAATTCTGGCAAGGCTGTGACTTGACTAAATTGTCCATCATACTTTGCACTTTGAGCCCACAATGCAGTTCTTCAGATATCCACGGTCTGGGTTCTTCTATCACCTTGATGTTCCATGTTACCACCATgagacaaactccacacacagggtTACACCACTGCCCGCCTACACTGATTAATATTAAAGAAATAAAGAGAGTTAAAAATTGATTGCTCATTAACAAGTtggatattaataatctttattagtgtcacaagtcggcttacattaacactgcaatgaagttactgtgaaaatccccttgtcgccacataccggcgcctgtccgggtacactgaggaagaattcagaatgtctaattcacctaagaagcacatctttcgggacttttggaagGAAATCGGAACacgcggaagaaacccacgcagacacggataacATGTAGCCTTCCAGTAGAGCCGTTCAGTTAAAAACAGGtaaggtgggcagcacagtggcacagtggttagcatttctgcctcacggcgtggaggtcccaggttcgatcccagctctgggtcactgtccgtgtggagtttgcacattctcctcgtgtctgcgtgggttattcccccacaacccaaagatgtgcagggtaggcagattggccacgctaaattgccccttaattggtaaaaatgagttgggtactctaaatttatttttaaaaagcaggcaagttatgctgaacctttatcaaTCACTATTAAATCACAAtggtacgccgcgccacgtatcgatggcctcagaacTTTGCCTGAGGTCCGCCTCCTGATGCTCCTCCCCCGACTAGCCAATTTCCCGATGCTGTGGGTCGCGTGTGGTCCCATCCTGTcgagaactcggcatggcggctgcggactcagtccagcactgccacagtcaggggagggctgatccgtgggcagggggttattaggggctgggggcactgtgggggtggtccggggcatgcgagccagccaaaggggggggtcattattttgcaggccgggtccacgagtGGCCTCTGCCATGTAGCGCGGCCGCTCAGGCCACCGCCGTGCccatgtgcggccacagacccggcaattctccagggcatattggcagctagagccgggtgctctacgcagcCGACATgcaagcccccagcaaaacagggaatcggtagccgttttacaccactgttcccacgccggcgtggggctaTAACCccagaatgggagaatccagccccatatgtttcaatcagatcccctcattCTTTATTCTTTCAAACTCAAGTGGATACAGGCACAGCCTGTCCAAGTTTTCCTCCTATGATAACCCCCTCATCCAGTCAAGTGAACCTTTTCTGACCAGTTTCAAATGaaattatgtcctttcttaaataaggagaccaaaatcgtACAGAGTACTTTggatagggtagtgggtgcctggaactcactaccggaggaggtggtggaagcagggacaatagtgacatttaaggggcatcttgacaaatacatgaataggatggaaatagagggatacggacccaggaagtgtagaagattgtagtttagtcgggcagcatggtcggcacgggcttggagggccaagggcctgttcctgtgctgtacatttctttgttctttgttctgtacaactgcagtacgttccccttgcaataaacagcaaCATTCCCTTTACCTTCCCAATCGTGTACTGTATCTGCAGAGTAACTGGTCCTGATTCATGCACCAGTACACCTCGATCCCTCTGTACCTCGGAGCTGCAATCTCTGTGCATTTAAATAAGCAATGCAAGATGGCGCCGGAAcggggcgactctctgcgagctctctcacacagatcctcttcttacatctccgATAATCATACTAAtctcttaaaacttaattctaataCTAACACTAtgactaacctttctcttttacatTCTCTTCACACAGCTTTATgaatgagtagtactacactctatgcttcacccgatgtctgtgtctataaattctacattgtgtattttgtttgccctacgtattttcttttcatggatGGAATTATCTGCCTGAGCTGTGCACAgagcaatatttttcactgtacctcgttatgcgtgacaataaataaattcaATCCAAtatgttgcttttctattcttcctgccaaagtggacaagttcacatttccccacacTATGCTCAAATTGCCAAATTGTTGCTCACTTATTTTGCCTATCTGCACCCTTTACAGACTCCTTATGATCACTCACAACTTATCTTCCTCCATACCTTTGCAGCAACAGCAAATTTTGCAACCATACTTTTGATCATGTCAACCAAGTCCTGAAAATAGTTGAAGCCCAgttctgatccctgtggcactccacaggTTACATCAAAAATTACTCATTTTTACCTCCACAATAtttcctgttcgctaaccaatcctctgtccatgctgttACCAGCTACACAATGAGCTTTTATTTTGTGGAGTGAACATTAAGTGGCACCTTGTCAAGTGCctgctggaaatctaaatacatcacatccacaggtccccctttatccacattgcttgttacttcctcaaagaactccaataaattggtcaaacatgatttccctattCATAAAATTATATTGACTCTGCCTAATTGCACTGAGATTATCTAAGTGCCCACTCCAACTTCCTTAGTAACAGAATGAATATGGTTCACCCCTGCATGGgattaacagcagcagcaacagcagaattTAACCCATGCAgtgacttgtgaactcgctggtgtctcagcagattggatgacCGAGCAAATCGCTTCCCACATATGGAGCAGGTGAATGATCTCTCTcccgtgtgaacctgctggtggctcagcaggtgggatgactgagcaaatctcttcccacacatggagcagctgaatgacctctccccagtgtgaacttgttggtgtctcagaaggTCCTTTGTGCTCTTAAAGCTCTTCACAcagacagaacatttaaaaggtctctgctcagtgtgaacaagttgatgtacAGTGAGCTGGGATGGCtgtgtgaatccctttccacacatggaGCAAGTGAAGGGTCTCTCTCCAGTATGAATTCGCTCATGTATCAGAAGGTGTggtgaatcaataaatcccttcccacacacagagcaaatgaatgtcctctctccagtgtgaactcgctggtgtctcagacgGTGGGatgaatgggtgaatcccttcccacatacagagcaggtgaatggcttctccccggtgtgaactcgctggtgtgtcaccaGATCCTgtttgcttttaaagctcttcccacagtcagaacattgaAATGGCCTCTgatcagagtgaactcgctggtgtgtctgtagctgGGATAAACGTCCAAATCTCCTctgacagagagagcaggtgaacggcttctccccagtgtgagtgcgctggtgggcTTGTAAATCATTTTTACTTTTAAAACACTTCTCACAGTATGAACAttgaaaag
This portion of the Scyliorhinus torazame isolate Kashiwa2021f chromosome 5, sScyTor2.1, whole genome shotgun sequence genome encodes:
- the LOC140417857 gene encoding uncharacterized protein; this translates as MEKLLKCGDCGKGFNYPSALDIHRRIHTGERPFTCPVCAKGFAYSSSLYTHQRVHIGKGFTQSSHLLTHQLVHSDQRPFQCSYCEKCFKSKNDLQAHQRTHTGEKPFTCSLCQRRFGRLSQLQTHQRVHSDQRPFQCSDCGKSFKSKQDLVTHQRVHTGEKPFTCSVCGKGFTHSSHRLRHQRVHTGERTFICSVCGKGFIDSPHLLIHERIHTGERPFTCSMCGKGFTQPSQLTVHQLVHTEQRPFKCSVCVKSFKSTKDLLRHQQVHTGERSFSCSMCGKRFAQSSHLLSHQQVHTGERSFTCSICGKRFARSSNLLRHQRVHKSLHGLNSAVAAAVNPMQG